One Candidatus Krumholzibacteriia bacterium genomic region harbors:
- a CDS encoding LeuA family protein, with product MSAPDEHTIIHEWNPRPAAPPYPLKLNDETLRDGLQSPSVFNPAIADKLEILHFMEDLGLYSAAIGLPAAGPRAFEDVLAIAGEIARARLKIYPYCAARTHQNDILPIIDIQQKTGIKVQAALFIFSSPIRQLAEDWTVDKLLKVSEAAIEFAHKNEVPVMYVTEDTTRAQPETLERLYQMAIDMNVERLCISDTVGHATPGGAETLVRFVRSLVTRSGKDIGVDWHGHRDRDLAVANAMAAFYAGADRIHGSMLGIGERVGNAPIDSLMVNFKLMGVFDQDLTRLPAYARKVSDACRVPIPDNYPILGKDAFRTQTGVHADAIVKAYKKGDAWLANRIYSGVPADEVGLAQVIEVGPMSGKSNVRYWLESRGIEATDAMVDRIFERAKQVDYILPDGEIIEIVEKIRGGAAR from the coding sequence ATGAGCGCGCCCGACGAACACACCATCATCCACGAGTGGAACCCGCGCCCCGCGGCGCCTCCCTACCCGCTCAAGCTGAACGACGAGACCCTGCGCGACGGCCTGCAGTCGCCGTCGGTGTTCAATCCCGCCATCGCCGACAAGCTCGAGATTCTGCACTTCATGGAGGATCTGGGGCTCTACTCCGCCGCCATCGGCCTGCCCGCCGCCGGACCCCGCGCGTTCGAGGACGTGCTGGCCATCGCGGGCGAGATCGCGCGGGCGCGGCTCAAGATCTACCCGTACTGCGCGGCGCGCACGCACCAGAACGACATCCTCCCCATCATCGACATCCAGCAGAAGACCGGCATCAAGGTGCAGGCGGCGCTGTTCATCTTCTCCAGCCCCATCCGCCAGCTCGCGGAGGACTGGACCGTGGACAAGCTGCTCAAGGTGAGCGAGGCGGCCATCGAGTTTGCGCACAAGAACGAGGTGCCGGTGATGTACGTCACCGAGGACACCACGCGCGCCCAGCCCGAAACCCTGGAGCGTCTCTACCAGATGGCGATCGACATGAACGTGGAGCGCCTGTGCATCTCCGACACCGTGGGCCATGCCACGCCGGGTGGCGCCGAGACCCTGGTGCGGTTCGTGCGCTCCCTCGTCACGCGTTCCGGCAAGGACATCGGGGTGGACTGGCACGGGCACCGCGACCGCGACCTGGCGGTGGCCAACGCGATGGCGGCGTTCTACGCCGGCGCGGACCGCATCCACGGATCCATGCTCGGGATCGGCGAGCGGGTGGGCAACGCACCCATCGATTCGCTCATGGTGAATTTCAAACTGATGGGCGTGTTCGATCAGGATCTCACCCGGCTCCCCGCCTACGCGCGCAAGGTATCCGACGCGTGCCGGGTGCCCATCCCCGACAACTATCCCATTCTGGGCAAGGATGCCTTCCGCACCCAGACCGGCGTGCATGCCGACGCCATCGTCAAGGCCTACAAGAAGGGTGACGCGTGGCTGGCCAACCGGATATACAGCGGGGTTCCGGCCGACGAGGTCGGCCTCGCACAGGTCATCGAAGTGGGGCCGATGAGCGGGAAGTCCAACGTGCGCTACTGGCTGGAATCACGCGGCATCGAAGCCACCGACGCGATGGTGGATCGCATTTTCGAGCGCGCCAAGC